CGGCGATCGCAGCCATCGCGGCGGCGGCCTGTGCGTTCGACGCGTCGGCGCCCGATGCGGCGGCGCCGGCGGCGGGCGCCGCATTGGCGGCCGGGGCGGCCGGTTCGGGGAAGTTCGCGCCGTCGTTGTTCGCCATGTAGACGATCGCGCGGGCGATTTCATAGTCGCTGACGTCGTCGGGGCTTGTGCCGCCGCGCGGCGGCATCGCGCCCTTGCCGGCGAGGGCCGTCTTCAGCAGCGTGTCGAAGCCTTGCGAGATGCGCGGCGCCCAGTCGTCCTTGTTGCCGAACTTCGGTGCGCCGGCGGCGCCCGTGCCGTGACAGGTTACGCAGACGGCCTTGTAGACTTCCTCGCCGGTCTTGTACGTGCGGGGCGCGTTGGCGTCCTTCACGTCGACCTTCGCGAGTGGCGCGATACGCGCGGCAACCTGTTCGTCGGATAGGGCATCCGTGCCG
The DNA window shown above is from Burkholderia cepacia and carries:
- a CDS encoding c-type cytochrome produces the protein MSEAPHESPVKTPGQLIAVIIASFAIPIILIVLFANYANHAFRSGAGTDALSDEQVAARIAPLAKVDVKDANAPRTYKTGEEVYKAVCVTCHGTGAAGAPKFGNKDDWAPRISQGFDTLLKTALAGKGAMPPRGGTSPDDVSDYEIARAIVYMANNDGANFPEPAAPAANAAPAAGAAASGADASNAQAAAAMAAIAAIPKAGEAPAAALAGADAATAGKALYSSTCVACHGAGVLGAPKFGSKEDWAPRLKDSMDTVYNYALHGKGAMPPKGGSTASDADVKAAVDYMVNASK